The proteins below come from a single Fundulus heteroclitus isolate FHET01 unplaced genomic scaffold, MU-UCD_Fhet_4.1 scaffold_325, whole genome shotgun sequence genomic window:
- the LOC105918575 gene encoding uncharacterized protein LOC105918575 isoform X2, which produces MSSDSGNMLLKTKLGDVQKFVRITEPNLKEFLVAAFAKFGVPAVTEGVKVVDSSGTELDEDVFEDVVMNPSTGVLTIKYDSESVSKVASPEASQPSSLNSWDSGDTDIIPDSPSRKRQRLDAEAKHLVESVLTNKPGGERIINEYSRTKSLTDETRRKMVNMLAADMTEKNGTSPPRQVKEMYARGIVSLFPYLSDPFSKNGYEHYYDGESGTGYLAWRIKTIQRSTAKDRRSSFGESAKGSSEDVSGGPTVRRESEFVPETALTEDECNEAISLMKHSADEDIVKKKMKLTFEHRRNMVLDPQQSSNILSEFPRFKDIKGLVEQDFIQMFGEGISSKLLERWPVMFKKKVIQQCRKLPSTSELEELLLAADPPENGTEVDFGSEETRKGFRIPGREASGGLQEDWNKHSRASRCHHQSSSTLSPGCWS; this is translated from the exons ATGTCAAGCGACTCcg ggaaCATGCTGCTTAAAACAAAACTTGGTGATGTCCAAAAGTTTGTTAGAATAACAGAGCCAAATCTTAAAGAATTTTTGGTTGCAG CATTTGCAAAGTTTGGTGTCCCAGCTGTAACAGAAGGTGTGAAAGTTGTCGACAGTTCAGGGACTGAGTTGGATGAAGATGTTTTTGAGGATGTGGTAATGAATCCCTCAACTGGGGTGTTGACCATCAAATATGACTCAG AATCTGTCTCAAAAGTAGCCTCTCCTGAGGCGTCCCAACCATCATCCCTCAATTCTTGGGACTCTGGGGATACAGACATCATTCCTGATAGTCCCTCCAGAAAACGCCAGAGGCTGGATGCGGAAGCTAAGCAT TTGGTGGAATCAGTTCTTACCAACAAACCTGGTGGGGAACGTATAATTAATGAATACAGCCGAACCAAGTCCTTGACAGATGAAACCAGACGGAAAATGGTTAACATGCTGGCAGCTGACATGACTGAAAAGAATGG TACATCCCCACCCAGGCAGGTGAAAGAAATGTACGCCAGAGGAATAGTGTCCTTATTCCCCTACCTCAGTGACCCATTCTCTAAGAATGGCTAT GAGCACTATTATGATGGGGAGAGTGGAACTGGGTACTTGGCCTGGAGGATTAAAACTATTCAGAGAAGCACTGCTAAAGATAGGCGATCCTCGTTTGGAG AATCAGCCAAAGGATCCTCTGAAGATGTGTCTGGAGGACCAACTGTCAGACGAGAGTCCGAGTTTGTTCCAGAGACTGCCCTAACTGAAGATGAGTGCAACGAAGCAATCTCACTGATGAAACATTCAGCGGATGAGGACATCGtcaagaagaaaatgaaactgACGTTTGAGCATCGCCGCAACATGGTCCTTGACCCACAGCAGTCAAGCAACATACTGTCCGAATTTCCACGTTTTAAAGACATCAAAGGCTTG GTTGAACAGGATTTCATTCAGATGTTTGGAGAGGGTATCTCAAGCAAGCTTCTGGAGAGGTGGCCGgtcatgttcaagaaaaaaGTCATCCAACAGTGCAGAAAGCTTCCATCCACAAGTGAGCTTGAAGAACTCTTGTTGGCAGCTGATCCACCCGAGAATGGCACTGAAGTTGACTTTG GGTCGGAAGAGACCAGGAAAGGTTTCCGCATCCCAGGCAGAGAAGCATCTGGTGGTCTTCAAGAAG ACTGGAACAAACATTCAAGAGCATCTCGATGCCATCACCAGTCAAGCTCAACCCTATCTCCTGGCTGTTGGAGTTAA
- the LOC105918575 gene encoding uncharacterized protein LOC105918575 isoform X1, with amino-acid sequence MSSDSGNMLLKTKLGDVQKFVRITEPNLKEFLVAAFAKFGVPAVTEGVKVVDSSGTELDEDVFEDVVMNPSTGVLTIKYDSESVSKVASPEASQPSSLNSWDSGDTDIIPDSPSRKRQRLDAEAKHLVESVLTNKPGGERIINEYSRTKSLTDETRRKMVNMLAADMTEKNGTSPPRQVKEMYARGIVSLFPYLSDPFSKNGYEHYYDGESGTGYLAWRIKTIQRSTAKDRRSSFGESAKGSSEDVSGGPTVRRESEFVPETALTEDECNEAISLMKHSADEDIVKKKMKLTFEHRRNMVLDPQQSSNILSEFPRFKDIKGLVEQDFIQMFGEGISSKLLERWPVMFKKKVIQQCRKLPSTSELEELLLAADPPENGTEVDFGWDSDLSSVLLLLHLIPPSAQGRKRPGKVSASQAEKHLVVFKKTGTNIQEHLDAITSQAQPYLLAVGVKKNTIHQFFIILDKNAIPCRSTSSLGAFDELFKAHFVFGTSYNSMLHNMYTFIQTTVYNIDVGKVKESPRVSEVRARLLR; translated from the exons ATGTCAAGCGACTCcg ggaaCATGCTGCTTAAAACAAAACTTGGTGATGTCCAAAAGTTTGTTAGAATAACAGAGCCAAATCTTAAAGAATTTTTGGTTGCAG CATTTGCAAAGTTTGGTGTCCCAGCTGTAACAGAAGGTGTGAAAGTTGTCGACAGTTCAGGGACTGAGTTGGATGAAGATGTTTTTGAGGATGTGGTAATGAATCCCTCAACTGGGGTGTTGACCATCAAATATGACTCAG AATCTGTCTCAAAAGTAGCCTCTCCTGAGGCGTCCCAACCATCATCCCTCAATTCTTGGGACTCTGGGGATACAGACATCATTCCTGATAGTCCCTCCAGAAAACGCCAGAGGCTGGATGCGGAAGCTAAGCAT TTGGTGGAATCAGTTCTTACCAACAAACCTGGTGGGGAACGTATAATTAATGAATACAGCCGAACCAAGTCCTTGACAGATGAAACCAGACGGAAAATGGTTAACATGCTGGCAGCTGACATGACTGAAAAGAATGG TACATCCCCACCCAGGCAGGTGAAAGAAATGTACGCCAGAGGAATAGTGTCCTTATTCCCCTACCTCAGTGACCCATTCTCTAAGAATGGCTAT GAGCACTATTATGATGGGGAGAGTGGAACTGGGTACTTGGCCTGGAGGATTAAAACTATTCAGAGAAGCACTGCTAAAGATAGGCGATCCTCGTTTGGAG AATCAGCCAAAGGATCCTCTGAAGATGTGTCTGGAGGACCAACTGTCAGACGAGAGTCCGAGTTTGTTCCAGAGACTGCCCTAACTGAAGATGAGTGCAACGAAGCAATCTCACTGATGAAACATTCAGCGGATGAGGACATCGtcaagaagaaaatgaaactgACGTTTGAGCATCGCCGCAACATGGTCCTTGACCCACAGCAGTCAAGCAACATACTGTCCGAATTTCCACGTTTTAAAGACATCAAAGGCTTG GTTGAACAGGATTTCATTCAGATGTTTGGAGAGGGTATCTCAAGCAAGCTTCTGGAGAGGTGGCCGgtcatgttcaagaaaaaaGTCATCCAACAGTGCAGAAAGCTTCCATCCACAAGTGAGCTTGAAGAACTCTTGTTGGCAGCTGATCCACCCGAGAATGGCACTGAAGTTGACTTTG GTTGGGACAGTGACCTTTCGTCAGTGTTATTGCTGCTACACCTGATTCCACCTTCTGCTCAGGGTCGGAAGAGACCAGGAAAGGTTTCCGCATCCCAGGCAGAGAAGCATCTGGTGGTCTTCAAGAAG ACTGGAACAAACATTCAAGAGCATCTCGATGCCATCACCAGTCAAGCTCAACCCTATCTCCTGGCTGTTGGAGTTAAGAAGAACACGATCCATCAGTTCTTCATCATTCTTGACAAGAATGCCATACCTTGCAGGTCAACATCATCTCTTGGTGCCTTTGATGAACTGTTTAAggctcattttgtttttggcaCATCTTATAACAGCATGCTCCACAACATGTACACTTTCATCCAAACCACAGTGTACAACATAGATGTCGGCAAGGTCAAGGAAAGTCCTCGTGTCTCTGAAGTTAGGGCGAGGTTGCTTCGTTAG